The region CAACCTTATCTTTTCTAAGTAACATCTTTCACATAAAACATGGAAATAAATTAAGGGCAATAATTAGACACTTTCTTGGCGCTGGTAAAGTCTGATTAGATAAATATGTTCCAAATGTCAGTAACACTGCAGCATTATCAGATTTTGATGTATATGATAGTTTTCGTTACATTGTTGATTTAGCGATATTGTCTTGCAGAACAATCCGGAAAGAGTTGAATCATTATTTGAACAAGTCATGAATCATAAATTGGATATCATCAATCAACTGTGATTTGCATTGGTATTGGTGGTTATATTTGAACAACAAAATGAATTGCATCATGTTATTGTTTTAATTCCATTCAATGAACCAACCTACTGAACTACAAAGGGTCTCCAATTGGTACATAAATATCGGGTATCCAAAATTAATTTCTAAAACTAATAATAGTATTCAGTATGAGCAGAGCTgcatattttcaaaaaaaaaattattactcAACAACAATGTGACACATTATAACCTATTTGTAGAATTTGTCAATTTAAGTCTCTTCTTCCTGTAGGCATCCACAATGCAGTTTCCTTGTAATTTCATACACGTAAAACCATAAATAAACGTAAAGCGACGTCTCACCAATAGAAATCTATACATATAGAAATCAATATAAACGTTATGTGTATTCTACAATTCAAATCGAGTTTTAGTCTCATTATTAGGGTGGAAATTCGGAAGTATCACAACAATTTGCAGCACATATTCAAAAGGTTGCGTTGCAAAACAGGAAACATTAAACTGTTGAAGAAATTTCTGAATTATTAGAATGAGTAATGGGTCAATTTTTTCCAtaaaaactcattttaatttaCCTAGTGACTATTTAGAACTAAATTAAACAGCTGGTTTTGCTATTGGTTGACGCACAGGGATCATTTACACTACATTTTGTTCTATAAAAAGAACTATTCTACATTCTAATTTCATTTCATCTTCATCTCTGTTCCCCCAAACCTTCCAATCTTTTACATTTCTCCACAACTTTGCTGATCACCATGTATAGAGTTGCTAGAGCATCAGAGTACCTAGTAATTACTGGCTTAGGAATTACGGACATCAAAATTTCGAAAAAAGCATGGATTCTCCCTGGCCAATCGTCCGCTGTCTTCGACGTCTCCCCTGTTAACTATACCTTCGAAGTCCAAGCTATGAGTGCTGAAAAACTCCCCTTTGTTCTCCCTGCTGTCTTCACCATTGGCCCGCGCCTCGACAATGACAGCCTTTTGAAGTATGCCAAGCTCATTTCTCCCCATGACAAGCTCTCAAACCATGTCAAAGAGCTTGTTCAAGGTATTATTGAAGGCGAAACGCgtgttcttgcagcttcaatgacTATGGAAGAGGTTTTTAAAGGTGCTAAGGAATTCAAACAAGAAGTCTTTGAGAAGGTCCAGCTTGAGCTCAATCAGTTTGGACTTTTGATCTACAATGCAAATGTTAAACAACTGGTGGATGTCCCGGGCCACGAGTATTTCTCATATTTGGGACAAAAAACACAAATGGAGGCTGCAAATCAAGCAAAAGTTGACGTGGCAGAGGCTAGAATGAAAGGAGAAGTTGGATCAAAGTTAAGAGAGGGACAAACGCTTCAAAATGCTGCGAAAATTGATGCGGAGACGAAGATTATTTCAACACAAAGGCAAGGGCAGGGGAGGAAGGAGGAGATAAGAGTAAAGGCAGAGGTGAAGGTTTTTGAGAATGAGAGGGAGGCTGAAGTGGCTGAGGCGAATGCCGAGCTGGCAAAGAGAAAGGCAGGGTGGGCGAAAGAGGCGCATGTGGCTGAGGTGGAGGCAGAGAAGGCAGTAGCACTAAGGGAGGCCGAGTTGCAGAAAGAGGTGGAGATAATGAATGCATTGACTCAGACGGAGAAGCTCAAGGCTGAATTCTTGAGCAAGGCTAGTGTTGAATATGAAACCAAGGTGAGAAATATTAAACCCTTGTCCTAACCCCTTACATTTGTAAGAACCTAAAATCCTAGAAAATCTAATCACATTTGCTGACCTTATCATAGAAAATTCACAAACTCTAGTTCTTCCATTACAAAATCTTAATTCACAAAAATAAGAGTAAAGAGTATCTACTCTCTTTAGTGTTGCATAAATTTTGCATATAGGATGCAGCAATTGAATAATACAGTATAGGCTAAATGATTGAAAACGATTTTcacattttaaatattttgattgaaattaaatttaaaaaaaaaaagacCGCACTTAGCTTAAAAGATTGTATGTCCATTTTAAAAGACCGGTTTATTTAGATATTTATCACTGTAATTTCCACTTCCCGCTTAATTAAAACACAGGTACAAGAAGCAAACTGGGAGTTGTACAAGAAACAAAAGGAGGCAGAAGCAATTCTATACCAAAAGGAAAAGGAAGCAGAAGCTCAAAAAGCCATAGCCGATGCAGCATTTTATGCCCGACAACAAGTAGCTGATGGCGAATTATATGCAAAACAAAAGGAAGCCCAAGGACTAGTCGCGCTAGCAGAAGCACAAGGCACATATGTAAGCACACTTTTGAAAGCTGTAGGAGGCAATTACAGTGAATTAAGAGATTACTTGATGATTAATGGGGGAATTTACCAAGAAATCGCGAAGATTAACAGCGAAGCAGTGAGAGGATTGCAGCCTAAGATTAGTATTTGGTCTAATGGAGAAAATAGCGGAGATGGGAATAGTATGAAAGGAATTGGGGAAGTTTATAAGATGCTGCCACCTTTGTTTAAGACAGTGCATGAACAAACCGGCATGACGCCACCAGCATGGATGGGCACTTTGAATCACGACTCTTAAAAAACCATTTCAAGGCTTGATACCACCATCAATAGTATGTTCTTACTTGAAACTTAAGGTTCATGTGTTGTGGTAaagaataatttaagtttgtaccATTTGTgtggaaggcatcacacaatgTTTACAAGTCTCCATTCATAAATGTTTTATTTGGTCATGTTTGCAAATATTATAACTAAATCTAATTACGTGTTTTATGGTAATCAAACTTAACCAGCTACTAGCAAGGACAATTATATATTTGTATGATAGGTCCGTTTTGGGCTGACCCCACACAGATTTgattaaaacactttaaataaaACACAATCTAGCTTCTATAACTATGGAAGATGTTTTTAGAAATGCTAAATAATTCAAACATGAAGTATTTGGAAAAGCACAATCTGAACTGAATGAGTTTGGTCTTTGACTAATTTATAATGCAAATGTTGAATAAATAGTGGATGTTCCTGTGCATGAGTCTTTCTAAGATTAAAACACAAATGGAGGCATTTGAAGTGGAGGCGCAATACAAAATGAAAGGAGAGACTGGAGCAAAGTGTTCCGAAAAACGCTTCAACTTTGTGCAAAGATTGATTTAGAGACGAATATTTTATTGACACAAAGGCAAGGGCAGGGAAGGAAGGGAGGCAATAAGAGTAAAGGCGTTCTGAGAATGAGAGGACAGCTGGGGAAGCTGAGGTGAATTATGAGCTGGCAAAGAGGAAAGCTGGGTTGGCGAATGTAGCAGAGGTGGAGGCAGTGTGCATGGCACCAAGGGAAGCAAAATAAATTGCAGAAAGAGGAGATTATGAACGCCGTGAGTTCTTGAGGTATGAGGAATGCCAGAGAGAGTATGAAACCAAGACGCATAGAAGCATGATTCCATCTTTCTAAAACTAAATTACACAAAAATTTACTCTCTTTTTTTTTGAAACTACACAAAATTTTACtttcacatatatatatatatatatatatatatataggcttgGTACacctttttaaaaaaattgtcACCACAAGAAAAAACACTAAAATACATAAATTTTAtttgaaaaatataaaatatactgTATACTTGCTCCAACTAAAAAATTGTAGCACCCAACTTCTTTTAATACTCTTTCtctaaaattaatttaaataattcaaaatttaaatatcATAGAACTTTTGACAAGTTAGCAAAAGACCAAGGAGGTTTTAATAATTATCATTCTGTAATGTTACTTTTATTTATCTTATTAAAAATCTGGAACTTTTTTGTGAATACTTAGTGTTACTTGTTTGTTTTGTGCTCCAagtttattttaatatatttaagtATTGACTGAACAAACTATAATCTTTAGAGCATATTCATCTTGATTTCAAATTCTATATTATATTAGTAAAATTTTGCAGGTGCgagaaaaaaatgaaaaattaaacCTTTTATAGTTAGTAGGTGTGAGAATAATTAAAAGAACAAGAATTCGTGTTAAAATGAAGAATCTTATAAaagtttggggtatgaaaaaaAACAAGGAGAAAAAAAAATTCATTGGTGAAATATGAGTTGCAAACCAACTATAAAAAAAACCCCTGGGTAACAAAAAACATACTTCACATTAAGGGATTCAATTCAAGTAGGTCCCTGATTAGAGcggattatttaattaatttatttattaaattttttaaactCTCGATAAAGTATTATGATTCTGAGGGGAGATGATGTTAAAGtatattattatgatttttattaaaaaatatttatatattatatactTTGGGATGTTTCtttatttatattattgaatataGGAAATTTACTTACGAGATCTTGTAAGTACTTGATATGCCTTCAATCTTATGTATTTAAATAATTGATTGATATGCCTTCAATCTTatgcaaagagaaagttggttAACAAAGATTTGAGATTCGCAGACATAATCAAATCTACAGCGGTGGTCTTTCACCGTTAAAATCATCAGACTGTGGTGATTCTGGTAAATCGGGGGCTGAAATCGTAAGTGTGTTTGGTGGTGGCTGTATAAAGCTCTTGCTTACAATCCActacaatgtgcctacgtacctcATTTTATAGAGGATCAACCGATCAAGCCCTATGTAATTCTTGGAGAACAAAAACCTATATGGACTTGGCTTTTCATTCCGTGGCCTAATAGGAGTTATCGAACCAACTTTCTATTATAACTCGAACATTGATTTGCTTTATGAGTGCCCAACGATGTGGTCTAATCACAAAGGCCCAAGGCACAGTTACGACTTCAGTACTTCACGGACAAGGAAATTCCCTGACCGGTAAATATCCCTATCCGCTACTGCTACTTCCGTCGGTCGTAACCGCAAGTATAGTCATGACTTACCGCAAATGCCAAAGTGTATCCTTACCccaatgaggataacccaccataCTACAGCACAAGTGATCTCAAGCGTAGAAGTGCAAAGTGCGAGATAACCCAAAGTCTCCTGGCAAGGAAAACCCGACGAATGTTAAGACAGGGCTACCAAAGCACACACTAAGCGTTTACGATTGTTCCCCTATGAGGACAACCCGCAAACTACAGAACAATGCCTTCAACATGTTTTCCGGGACGACGGGCTCCCGGAGGACCCTTTTTCTTCTTCGGGCGCGCCCTACGAAGGGTTGCAGTCTCCGGAGTCCTCTTCCTTacctagggcgcgccctaagcaTGGAGAGCTCCTCCGAGTCTCCTTTTTTTTTCTCTTGTATAATTCTTATGCTTCATTTACTTTTCAATTTAGTTTTGGGAGCAACCTCCTTGCTAATTCTCTTCTGTCATCTCACTTAAGTTGCTGACCGGACACCCTGTGCGGCCATATAGCACGAGGCGCGCCCTAGGAGGGTCTGGGGACATTTTCCCGGAGCCCGATTCATTCTTCGTTCCTTGATTGTTTCACTCTTTCTCCCTTGGCTTAAAATTATCCTTTGTAAACTCCTCATCAATACTCGTTCTTCGTCGTCGTCTTCTACTATAGCGACCGTCGTGGTATCCGTCGTCGTGCACTTCCTTCATTATGGTTGTTGTAATCTCCCGTTGTGATGGTCGCCGTAAACTTCATATAAAATTTCACAAATCGTCGTTATAACTTCTCGTTGTCAATAGTCATTGTAAGCGACTCCAATATAGGGTGAGCCCTATAGGAGCATCCTGGGCTCCGGAGACGTGTTCTCCGGAGCTCGTCCGTCTTTTTCCTTGGTGGTGATCCTACCAGTTTTCTTAAAGATCCAATAAAATACCTATGACAATTTTATGGTATAGCAACTACCCCGATTTTTTAGTTTGTTAAAAATAAAGTGAAAAATCTTATCTGCTTTCCTTGATCTTCCGTAAGTAGCTCTAGTTCCGTTAATACCTATAAACTTGGTTTTCTGTAGAAAACCTTCTAGTTGATAAGATTTGTCGTAAAAATTTCTTCCGAGTTTCCATGACAAGTACTTCAATTTTAATTCCGCAAAATCCTCTGCAAATATTTTTTGCAAATATGTTCCTCTTCTTCATTTTCGTATGCTTTCCCACATTAATAGTTTCCAAGTGACTGTCTGTAACTTTAGTGTAACAAATGTGAGGTGGAATTAGTCAATTTTTTAATTGATAATGATATTTGGGTAATTTGACATTAAATTGTACTATCATTGCGTAGTCAAGGTGCTAAGGGagtgtttggtattgctgttgctGACATCAACAGTAGCTTTTCGCTGAAAAGCAGTTAAAAAACTATTTGGTAAAATTCAAAAGCTACTTTTCGAAAAAAGTGTTTTTGGCTtaaaagctgctgttagagaAAGTAAATCCCCCATActtttagagaaagttgttttTCATCTTTTGCGGGAAGCATATGCTGAgttcaccatcaaaccttaccaaaagtattattatttttaattttttgcatcaaaacatatacatatcaAAAAATTTACCAAACAGACATCTGATTTTTATAACAACACTTTTTAATagcacaacaatttttaacaaCAATCTCAAACAGAGCCTAAGTTTTGATGCTTATTTAATAACAAGTTGGATTGAATTACAAGTAGTTTCGTAGAATCCTAACCAACTTTAGAGCAATTATCAGGTTTAGTTAGCCACTCACATGTGTTATGGCTTCAATAATATCTGATCCATCTTCTCTAAGTTATGACATGTCTCTCTGGAATCGTAAGCGAGACAAGCTACCTACTATTATTTTCAATGTGAATTTAGGTTCATGTATACTAGTTTGTTTTTCATTTCTTTATGAAACCTTTTTATGACATCTTCTAGTGTCCTCCTCCTTTTCTCTATATGTCCCTTTTAATATTTTCGAAAACAGTTTTTTAATTTGCTTAATCATATTTAGTTATGTGTTAATCTTTTAGTTCTTGGTGCTTTCTCTTCTCTTTTTCTCCAGATATTCTATTGGTTTCTGTATGTTTAGCTTTACTTTGTAATTATTTTCTAACCAGTAATACTTATGTTGCAAGTCTAATTTCTCACATTGTGTTCAATTTCAGCAAATTCATCAGATGATTGTTGATGTAGATAATGACGACAATGGTGCAATTGACTTCGATGAATTTTTGTACATGATAATAGCCAAGATTGGTGAAAGAGATTCCAAGGACGGGCTCATGAAAGCTTTCCAAGTCATTGACCAATATAAAAATGTGAAATTTAAAAATTTCCAAGTCATTGACGAATATAAAAATGTGAAATTtaaaaattgtgaatatctatttagGTTTATTTTGTCCATTACTTTTTGATGTCAACGTTTTTTATATTTTCTGGGTGCAGGGGAAGATATCTGCTGCAGACATTCAGCGTATTGCCAAGGATTTGGAAGAACAGTTTACTAATAGAGATATTCAGGAGATAGTTGATGAGGATGATCAGGATCGTGAGTTTCCTTCCAATATAAAATTATGTGTCGTTGCATTGCTTCCGTCCATTCATGTAACCTCTTGCCCCATAGAGAATCCGCCTCTGTTCATATAACATGGTCTTGTGATTTTAGGTGATGGCGAAGTAAACTTTGAGGAGTTCATGAGAATGATGAAAAGAACCACTTATGGATAAAGACCTAAGTTCAACTTCTATGATGCAGTTCATATACATTTGTTTGTGTGATATTGTGTGAAACTGTGTGATATAAGCTAAATGTAGTTAACTAGTGAAGTTGGGTCCCAGTTAAAAATGCAGACATAATACTTACTAAGGAGAAAAATTTATGTATAAAGTTCTATAGCGGGCTAGGATATGGAGATATATGGAGAAAGTACGATTATGTATGGCCAATTTGTACCAATAATTCCAGCTGCTATATACATGTACCACCGACATCTTTTAACCTGACTAGCAGGAATTAGTTTGACGTTGCAAATGTAATTTGATGATGAAGACTGACTCAAAATATATACAAAATGTTGATGAGATATCTGAAATACTAGTAAGTAAGAAGTATGCCATAGTGATCTTTGGAATTTTTTTACAAAAGCATAATGACAATGATGTAAATGACGTATATAGATACTCCGGAAGCATTTTTTAAGAGGCATCCCAAAAGACTAAGTAGTTTCCTCGTAAATATGATGAATTTCGCGTGAGCTATTATGAATCTTCCTAATAAAAACATCTGGTATGGAAATAAGTTTAGGATCCATTTATGTGTTAGTTATTAAGAATAGGAACTGGGATGAAGTGAGCCGAAAACATTTTCGTTATGCACGATCAAAGAATGTAAAAATGTATATCCAATTGCATGATAATGGGAGAGGTTGATAGTTTTTCATTGAGAAAACATTCTT is a window of Apium graveolens cultivar Ventura chromosome 11, ASM990537v1, whole genome shotgun sequence DNA encoding:
- the LOC141697730 gene encoding flotillin-like protein 4 — translated: MYRVARASEYLVITGLGITDIKISKKAWILPGQSSAVFDVSPVNYTFEVQAMSAEKLPFVLPAVFTIGPRLDNDSLLKYAKLISPHDKLSNHVKELVQGIIEGETRVLAASMTMEEVFKGAKEFKQEVFEKVQLELNQFGLLIYNANVKQLVDVPGHEYFSYLGQKTQMEAANQAKVDVAEARMKGEVGSKLREGQTLQNAAKIDAETKIISTQRQGQGRKEEIRVKAEVKVFENEREAEVAEANAELAKRKAGWAKEAHVAEVEAEKAVALREAELQKEVEIMNALTQTEKLKAEFLSKASVEYETKVQEANWELYKKQKEAEAILYQKEKEAEAQKAIADAAFYARQQVADGELYAKQKEAQGLVALAEAQGTYVSTLLKAVGGNYSELRDYLMINGGIYQEIAKINSEAVRGLQPKISIWSNGENSGDGNSMKGIGEVYKMLPPLFKTVHEQTGMTPPAWMGTLNHDS
- the LOC141696150 gene encoding putative calcium-binding protein CML13; translated protein: MASIISDPSSLSYDMSLWNRKRDKLPTIIFNVNLGSYILLVSQIHQMIVDVDNDDNGAIDFDEFLYMIIAKIGERDSKDGLMKAFQVIDQYKNGKISAADIQRIAKDLEEQFTNRDIQEIVDEDDQDRDGEVNFEEFMRMMKRTTYG